A part of Dreissena polymorpha isolate Duluth1 chromosome 13, UMN_Dpol_1.0, whole genome shotgun sequence genomic DNA contains:
- the LOC127855982 gene encoding E-selectin-like — protein MNVCELYRTEETEYDKTCVAVRKMDIAVEKGEVPCSCKDGETCDTKAKKCVHQECEAFASLDHGQVQGNMYHIGARLMFKCDPGWVEKSRKSSMTCLQSGSWSYTPGCVVYSAVLGDDCNVRPAVCSNILNSQCTGGTCQCLKGYEKTGVATCSKKACPDLTAPIYGAVVFNPSKDYLSKAEFSCKVGYTLTDCGAIQAPSSGTIDQETGTTYGSTSYFTCNTGYTLIGAISTTCTSTGNWDNRKPVCEIKDCGTLSAPKNGEVDLSQGTKYGAKASFACQTGYTLVGLPSPTCTSAGTWSSAAPVCQIGTLPICPQQQLLGGN, from the exons ATGAACGTGTGCGAGCTCTACCGTACGGAAGAGACAGAATACGACAAAACATGCGTGGCAGTCCGAAAGATGGATATAGCAGTGGAAAAG GGTGAAGTCCCATGTAGTTGTAAGGATGGTGAAACATGCGATACTAAAGCAAAGAAATGTGTCCACCAAG AGTGTGAAGCGTTCGCAAGCCTCGACCATGGTCAAGTACAGGGTAACATGTACCACATTGGTGCCCGGCTGATGTTCAAGTGTGACCCAGGTTGGGTGGAGAAAAGTCGGAAATCAAGTATGACGTGTCTTCAGAGCGGCAGCTGGTCGTATACGCCCGGATGTGTCG tatattcagctGTGCTGGGCGATGACTGCAACGTCCGACCGGCAGTGTGCTCGAACATCTTGAACTCGCAGTGCACGGGAGGCACGTGTCAGTGTTTGAAGGGATACGAGAAAACAGGCGTGGCAACGTGCAGTAAGAAAG CTTGTCCGGATTTGACGGCCCCTATCTACGGAGCAGTGGTTTTCAATCCGAGCAAGGACTATCTAAGCAAGGCAGAGTTCTCGTGCAAAGTGGGCTACACCCTAACGG ACTGTGGGGCTATCCAGGCCCCATCCAGCGGTACAATCGACCAGGAAACCGGAACCACCTATGGAAGTACGAGCTATTTCACGTGCAACACCGGATATACGCTCATAGGGGCCATTTCGACCACGTGCACGAGCACAGGAAACTGGGATAACCGGAAACCTGTGTGCGAAATTAAAG ACTGCGGTACGTTGTCGGCACCAAAGAACGGTGAAGTAGATCTCTCGCAGGGGACCAAGTACGGGGCCAAGGCATCCTTCGCGTGTCAGACCGGCTACACGCTCGTGGGGCTGCCCTCCCCGACATGCACTTCAGCCGGAACTTGGAGCTCAGCAGCGCCTGTGTGTCAAATCG GAACACTGCCGATATGTCCTCAGCAACAGCTACTTGGTGGAAATTGA